In the Channa argus isolate prfri chromosome 6, Channa argus male v1.0, whole genome shotgun sequence genome, TGCTGGTTTGATGCCTAAATGTTACAGGCCTTTTAGCAGAATATAAAGTACAACTCTTTCCTGAAGTCATTATTTTTTCCAGAAGGTAAATTTGTGCTATAAATCACTTTATGAAACCCGCAGAATAAACACATGCAGGTACAAATTGTGATACAAAATATATGAACAAACAACCCAAAACCAGATTCCCAAACACTTGAATAATAATCCTTGTTTCATAGGCctctataaatatattataataagtTATCGTGGCTTAGTATATGAGGTTCAAGCTGAAACAGGGTGCAGCTGAGTAGTGAAATCCCCTCTAACATTGCACAGATGAATCTCAGAGGAGGCTAACCCCTCCTCTTTGTCCCAGAGCCAGTGGGCTGCCAAACACTCCATGTCTGTTAGATGAACCCTGCACTTCCCCATCAAATGTGAGGGCGAAGACTAAAGCAAGATCAGTTCTCTGGCAAAACTAATTTTGAActtgttcaaaacaaaaaaaaaaaacagtttttatatgTGGGATACATTTAGAGTGTGTCAACTTATTTGGAATTGTAAACCAGCCTTTAATATTTGAACAATAAGTGCTGCgatttaatcatgtttttttgaTCAAAGTTGAATTCATGTTTTTACCAGTAGGGGAGCCCCTTTATTTTTTACCAGAATACACTTTCTGTGCCTGGCCACTATCTAATCTCAAGCATGAATAGGCCTAATGAGAGATCTGGGACTCAATCCTTGTCAACAACAGTGCTCCTCCTGCCAGCCGTCAGGTCACTGCCTGCTGCCAAGGGGCGGCGCCTGCACTCAAGGGCCCATGCAGTTGTGGTTACTGAACCTATGATTAGTTTTGCTCCCCCCACAAACATTGGAAATGCCGCCTGGGCTTGcattaaattagctttttttttttttttttttttttttgtatgcacATATTGTGACCAAAACTGAGTAAAATAGAAACTTAAGATGAGCAtgtgagaagaaagaagaaaagagtcTGAACCTCACAAGGCGCCTCTCCTGCCAAAGAGGAGTCAGTAGATTTGACTGTTTTGCTGGCaatctgtatctgtgtgtttctaGACCCCGAAGTGTCGTTCAGCGACCACAACCATTTTGTTCTGCCTTAATTTAGCCTTTCTGTAGCCATTTTAGTCCCCAATCACAATGCTAAGCCTTTGAGTGGTGACTTGTTTGTAAAAGAGCAAAAccaacactgaaaacatttctgaCTGTGTAATCCCTGGAAAAACCTGAGAGGAAGAAACGGGGCGTTATCCTGCTTTTTGCATAACAGCTGCCTTGTGTTTCTTGTCTTTTGGGGCTTTTTGGGTCCTTCATAAGAATGGCATATGGGTGACATCACAAAGAAATTCTACAGATGACACTCAgatgtttatataaaatatttaggcattttgcatttattttaaattaagtgtTGTAAAGTGTAGCATTATTAAATAGTCTGtagcaaatatatatttcatttggcttttatgTGTAACTGTTATATGATAAAATATAGATTCATGCTGTGGAAAAAAATTGCTTCACTCAAACAGCAAGGCACTACCCCTCAGTTGCTAGGCATAACGGCCCCAGCTGTGCATATGTGCATATATGTGCCATAGGTCAACATGTCCATGTTTGCAAGTGAAATATAGTGCTCAGGTGTGTATATAACCCACTTCCAGTTGtacggggggaaaaaagaagcatTGAGTCTAATCAAAGCTGCAGTCCAGTGGATGGGTTGTGGGTAATAATATACCCATCTTCTCAGCAGCTCTCCCAAACTCCCACCACACCAAAATGAGACTTTTCATCACTTCATTAAATTGGCTTGTCATTTGACAAATATTTGCAATTTCGTTAAAAGAGAAACCCAACAGACTGGTATTCCTTGCTTTCGCCTGCACGCACTAGTCATCCTGTGTAACATACCCCTAATTTCATTATTctcatgtaaacatttaaagccATATAGCCTAATTATTGAAGGATCCCTGAGGGGATTAAAACCTAatcctctcttttctctatGAGCAATGGATACTGCAGCTTAATGCTTCAGGCTAGTGTCTTTTACTTCCTTCAGAGACACAATACAGTGCATCCAAGTGTTATTTTAAGTAAGAGGTGGATTGGCATATGAGTGAGGAGCTGAGGGAGCATAACTACGAACTACTTTATTGTAGCTGCAACAATTTGTGCTACAAGGGTCAATTGGCactaataatagtaatattaattataataatacataaatactacttgaatagtttttttttactttgtctgtttttatacatACACCAAACCTTATctaaaatgtagcaaaacaggCTGAGGTTACTGCAAGTATTTACTCTTTATATGAAGCTTGTAAGCACCGTGTAGCGCCTGAACTGATAGGATCAGCAGATAGGATCACCAATAATGGACCTGACCGAGcaacacagagaggaaaaaaatccagGGCGGTTTGACTGTGCAGCCTGTAAGAGCGATGAAGGGGCGCTCTGGGAGTTGAGACCGAAATCCGCTTGTATTTCTGTAACACTATCGGCCATAATTGGCCGAGGAACGTAGATTAAGATTGATGAGACATTAAAGTGGCTCTTTGGAGTTTAAGGGATCGATAAATATCGTGATTTCGAGGGGTTTCGTTTGAGAGCAGACAAACGACTGTAACTGTGCTCCACAGCGACACTGATCTGAGAacatggaggaggagagggagggaggagactGAAATAAAGATGTGATCACGATCAGCTGATCAGGGTAACAAACCCACCTTTAAAGTCAGGACAGTTATTTGGGCTTGAAAAgctagttttattattattgttaacaAAATAACCCACTTACAGACAACCTCATTCAAAGCAGCTGTAATTATAACTGGagtaactttacattttagacTTGTACTGCAATAAACGCATGACGGTGTGACCTTGGGTGAAGTAAGAAACTCGTTCAATCTATGTAATGTCAGCAAACccgtttttgttttctttataatgATGGTGGAGGCGTTATGATCCGATGAGATCACAAAAGGTTTTTGTCATGTCTGCATCAGTGGTTTACAAACAGGTACAAATAAGTCCAGCGTTTAGATCCCGCCTCTGTGTATTTATAGGCCTCATTAATCCACTGTAACCTATTCTgcgtttttattttaagacacGAACAATAAAGACGTGGAAATGAAAACTTCCACGGAGCAATCGTGACACgcattattataataatttacttGTATTTCACTAAACGTATGTAGGCCTGAACCCGTGTAGCCAGTAACCGACAGTAGTTAAACAGGCCGCTGACTTGATGGAGTCCGCTGTAATCGCATTGATTAGGTACacagaattaacccagaccctgctTTATTTCACAGccatataataaatataatatcgtttttgaaacaaacaaacaaacaaaaacacgaTTCAGTATGTGGTTGACCCCTCTACACTCTACAGGCCCAGTGGTCCTGAGCAGCCCGGCTCAGCTTGTTGCCCCTGTCCTGGTGGCCCGGGGGACTCTGTCCATCACCACCACAGAAATCTACTTCGAGGTGGACGAGGATGACCCTGCCTTCAAAAAGGTCGACCCAAAGGTAAGTAGCCTGCAAGCAAGAGTGCAGCCCGAGTTTAACGCGGTGGTTTTtccgatgtgtgtgtgtgtgtgtgtgtgtgtgtgtgtgtgtgtgtgtttatattttaactgACCGACAAATAGGTCTATTAAAAATCaactatatttaaaatgcactgttgtttatacattaaaaaacgGATACGCACAGGTTGAGTTTTCAGAagtgtctctgctgtgttttactatttttttctttcttccttttttatttaataacgatttgttgccggatttttaactttttatgttgGGTGTTTAAACTCGCTGTAGTATTAATtgaattatgtaaatatttattgaatCCTATTTGCTCAGATTCATCAAACAGTGTTGTCAGATTATAAAGTCATGCCAAGGTATTTGGatacaaacaaattttaaaataataataaatcttgCGCAGGGGCTTACAAAAGTCAAACAGTTATCTGGAGTTAtcgttctttcattttttttttaaatgctatgtatgttaaatgattttaaaattcttgttttatatttcccagttttattttttaaagtgaacaaGATTTCTGCAAGAGCCAGTGACCCGAAATAGAAAATCtcattatatttattgttgCATGGCATTAGCCCTACTCTGCTACTGCCCAAAAACACatgttataataaatatataaatgtataataataaaaccataatgggacacaaatataaaacagctCGTTTTATTAGCTCTTTAAATTAGatcaaagacagaaataaaaaaatcagatcACAGATGTTATAATCCAGTGTATttcaagtgcatttttttttcaattaaactgtaatatataatactatatatatgttttcattttcattttttatgatGTAGGCCTAAGCATGTAAAACAACCAAGAAATGTTCGagtactttaaataataattcaagTAATTTGATGGAATGTTCTTATTGTAACAAATGTTGTAGGCTACGCCTACcatcaaaatgtaaactttcaaaaattagaaaatgtcCATTGAAACAGATGAATCAGACGACCACTGATGCAAGTATAAATTAATAACGTTTCTACCAGATAAAGAAAAACTTCAGAAGTAGATTTAAACAGGTGGATCCTATTTACGTGTCACAGAACAACATTCACAATTTCAGACCACTTGAATCACAATCTATGAAtgtaatttacagtataaaatgtacagttgtgtgttttgttttgtcccaAAGTTTGTCACGGGgctttattttaaagcatttacgTAAATGTAGGATTTTAGGCAACTGTGTGTGAcggagaaaagaagaagccactGTGGAAATGACCTCTTGGTTTAGCCAATAATTTGAACGTGCTCCTAAAATATTGACACCGCCAAAGGGTGCACGGGAAAAACTGCAAACTAAGCTGTCATAAAAAATCAAATTCAATTAGGCCTAAACAGTTTTAACAACAGAGGACAGTCACATTTCACAAGACTTTGCAAATTGGTTGGCAATATTTTCTGTCCGTTTATTAGCCTGTTAAGCCTCTTCATCACAACATTTTAAGATGAGGTGAACTAACGTGTTTTACCTCAAAGTTTCTCCAAGCTTTTGGGGTTGGTCAATATTTCTCTTGCCAGTCGCCAAGTCTGTTTGGCTGCGTTCTCTAGAGCAGAGTGCGGTTTTCCTTGAAACAGGTCTAAATTGGGCAGGAAATAATGCGGGCACCTTCTGCACTGCAAACACGAAATAAGCTGCAATAGTATCCCGTTCAGGCGGTCGCCGAGACAATTCTCATCCCAGTCCGACTCCCTGGGATGCTTCTCACACTCGTAGGAAACCAACGTTTTCATGTGGTAGTTGTTAAGCGGTTGTCCAGGCAGTTCGAGGTGACGGTCGCGCAACGCTTTGAGGACTGACAAGCATTTCTTTCTGCATCCACCCAGGAGGAGCCGGTTCTCGGCCTCAGCGAACTGCAAGACCCAGGCGTCGCTCTCTGCCGAGCTCTGCTTGCCGTTCAGGGAGTAGcactctttggataaaagattGAAACCTTCCGCTTTGACTTCTGCCACTCTGTTAGGTCCTGGCCAGGGGATGTGAGGGAGAGGCCAATGCGCAGCGCTTCGTGGCCAGATCCCAGTGCACTTGAAAGCTGGCGTGATTTGCACCACATATCTGTCTCTGATACGCAACTTCACCTCACTTGTGTCAGCGACCATTTTGACAACATCTCTGTAGCTGCATTTATCCACTGCCTGTGCCACTAGTGTCTGAAATCTCGACCGGATCTTGCGCGCCGAGAGGTAACCGGAGGCTGTGATGAATTCAACCCACAGAGACATGCTCCTCTTGCGGCCGTCGCTGAGCTTGAGCACGGCGCAGCCCGGCAGAGACCCGTCGTCCACAAAGTTGAATACACCCATCTGATTCAGATAGAGCACAACTTCGAACTCGGTGGGCGAAATGACTTCCAGTCCCTCGAACCGATTATCCATCTCGCTGAGTGAGCTGATGAAACGGGGCTCCTGCACCTCAACCTCCTTCAGGACATCCGAAACCACCTTGCACACCTCCcggatggtcttggagatggctGCTTTTCGAGACTGGCATTTCTCGTTGTAGTATTTGTTGAGGTGATACACCAACTTTGCCTGGGCGGCTATCATATTAGGGCAGAGATCCGGGTTATAGACCGGAGTCTCGCAATAAGCCGAGGGATCCAACGCGGCTGTTTGTACGGGAGCCAATTttagagaagaaagaaagctatttaaaaagaaaaaatctatttataacACAACTATTCAGAGCTGTGCTCAGCGCACATGCGTAATACTGATCTCATAACATTCACAGCTGTTGTATCGTAAACTGCATTGAAGTGCTCCGAGCAAGTCCTCTAAGTGATCAGAATGGCCTGATTAAAAGTCCATTTTATCCGTGTGAGGTTCAGTAGCCGTAAAAACgcctgttttgctttttgtctgaTCACTGTGCCAGCAAGGAGTCCGCGTAATTGCGCAGAGTGGAGTGTGCACTCTTGACGCAGACGCCCGgtgttgctgtgttttacaacagggacacacagacactcttTATTATAAGGGAGGAGTTGAACCCGTGATGTCCAATCGCTATCCGATGCGTCACCGCATCTCAGTTTATCGAAAACAAATTCATTCCCGGGTGATATATACAAGTAAAAAGTACAGGTACTAGTAGTATATCGAGGAGCGGAAGTACACCTAcggagagaaggaaaaaaaaaacaacatttttactttctaaCATTGGACTTcgctgaggtttttttttttttcagtccgCTTCATTGTAACATATGAAACAGTAGGTGGATTTAGAATTGTTAAAGTATTTATGTACTTGggtaataaaacattaaaccatataatttaaatatttctttttctacagCATACCGGATCAGATTTCTTACATATAAGGCACATCGGTTGAATTAGAATTACAATGAAGTAAGTTAGGgatttttatgcaaaatgtattcataGTTTGTTAAGGATGTTTGTATTATTggcatgttgtgtttttaaagagttaaaatatattttttaaattggaaattTTACAATTGGTTACGTTTGTAGAGCACTCTGGAAAAAGTGTAAGCCTTTTCTGAAAGATGAGAAAGGTATTTCGCTAATTATGTTTAACACTGGCATTATATTTGACACATTCATTATCGTGGCTGTGATACATGTAGGCGactgttatttgttttgctttttttatagCAAAACGTTGTTCGGCAACAACCTGTCATGTGTTGGGAAACGATTCCTCGCTCCATGTATTTTTTGTCatgtaattactgtacattgttAGAATAAACGTGAGCTCAACGTACGTGTGTTTATTACGTTTGTcaaatatgaaaagtaaatgaTTGTGTTTACTAAACTTTGAAGTTCACTGGAAAAAAAGAGTGAATGTGTCGATCtctgatttttgtcttttgttaggAAAACGCGTGTGaacttttggttgtttatattttaataaatctggGCTAATTACATTAttgaaataaagacaataataTAGCCTACGTTGGCATTTAAGTATCTGTTATTGATAAgactaaaaatatgtattttcttccAACGTCAAAGTtgcagcaacaaaataaaacaataacagcaaaaatCTTATAGTTTCaagttgaagtaaaaaaaaaaaagaaaactaaacttttaaaaaactttaattgttgttatttcttATGATTAAAACCATTTATTCTCCTTGTAACAGTGTGATGTTTTAGAAAGAGCCATGTTGCTCTGATACAGACATTGATTCACAATAAAGAGATCTCGCATCCAAACAAAACCCTCTCTGGCTGACATCATTGCACTGGCACTTCATCTCCCAAGGTACAGTGCATGCTTTGAAGAGGGCTTCAAAAAGATAATGCTGCACCGATCAGATAAGAAACACAAAGGCATTTACACTCATCTCTGCTCTAGTCAGAAGTGCATACGACCAGACATTATGAGGGCACAGCACCGCTCGTCAGCTCTGACTCTCACTACATGGATGCGGCTGAGCGGGAGGCGGCGTGTGTGCGGGAAGGATCTCGATAGATGGGTGACTCCCGTTGTCATCTCAGCTTGTCATGGACCCACTGCGAGTAGCTTATTGCCAGGGCCTGCATTCATTTACCTGTTACCAGGCAGAAATTACAGATATTAATATGTGGATACGCACCTTTAGGAGATAATAGAAGTCTGTACCTGGGGTCATTTCAAAATTACCTCATTTTGGAATTAGGTCTGTAGAGATTAATTCTAGGTATTATCACATTTAagattaaattacatttcacaaCCCCTAAAAATATATTCCTATTTCTGGAAGATATGGATGACATTATGGAAGAGTTTCATGTGGTGAGAGGTAGCTAAAAGCCTCTTCCCCTCTGAGGCTTTGATAGttgtttctctcactctctctctcccactgtcTGTAGCCCAGCAGGTACTTTCCTTTTATTGAAACCAGACTAGCTTCACTTTTTAGGCAACCTTGCTCCAGTGTCGAATATCTCCAAATTCAGTCGCACCTCTTGAGTTGGTGCTCCAGCCTTTGGCCCTCTGTATGCAAGATGGaagcaggatgtgtgtgtgtgtgtgggggggggggatttcaTTGAGATTATCACCTACTAATCTAAAGCATGTGGGTGCACAGATCTCAAAGTAACTCAACCTGCTCTGCAGTCCCAAGACTCCAGCAGTTGTCAGGTTTGTCCTAAGACAATCCAATCTTCTTACCCATATCTTTACCATTACAACATTGCAGGCTTTGTTGCCTCATTCACCATCCCACCAGGCTCTTGGAGGCCCTCCAGTGTGATATATGGGACTGTGATTCCAGCCCAGGCCTATTACTGACCCGGAAAATGCATGCATGATTGTGTAAATCAATACAATGACTTCTACTTCCCCTAATTTTGGATCAGCATGTGACCCTGTTTTGAAGGCCTCTTTGTCTTCAGAGCATGCCTCTAcacttattcatttttttctcctccatttttctttcttcttgcaAGACTCATCGTCCTGTTAACTTGGCTGGGCACAGGGTCAATGGTACTTCTTTAATTGTTAAAATTGTTCTTTGACAGCACCACTCAGTCTTTGAGCGATTTCAGAGTTTTCAGTGTTAATAtgaaatgcatgtttgtttttaatcgTCAAAGCTTTATGgactttttttaacttgaatttatttatatatcaagATATGCATTTATAAGACATGTATTAACATATAGGTGAGTAGAATATTTGAGGATTGTTATTTTAACTATGTGCAgaaattcagttttctttattatcTAGTGACCTTTAACAAAATAATCAGTGACATTATGCAAGCGTAAGATTTAAAGCTGGATCAAAACCCTTTATGACCAGCAGTCTAACAGACAACACAATTAGGgattatgtttaattattttaataatcttgTTATGCAAGAACAAATAAGATCTGACgttggctttttattttttattacatttctggGGTCATTTAGTTTGTACAAATGAATCCCGCGTCATATAGACTCTAAGCGAGTTTACCAGCTAGCTCCCAAGCAAATGTTCAGATTAGTCAAAGTGGACTTAATAAGATGACATATTTCTATATAAATCAGATTAATGGTGACAGTGACACTTCAGAGATGTGACATCAATATTGGATCTCAAACTGTGTGGAAAAATATACTTTAATCTCATGGGTATAGCCActcactttgacacattttctataattttatttgacataaaatgaaattgtcATTGGGATTTTTCATATTGAAAAATTATTATTCCAAGCAATATGGTCTCTCTGTAGGAGGCCAGTTAATTTTAGGGCTTGGGGCCTCACTGAGGACCCCCCTTTGGATGGTgtccattcatttgtttttttttcctctgttgtgtACTAGCAACCACCTTGTAAGAAGCCAGAACCACATAGCCAGAGGCTCTCAGACACCCTCTAGTGATTGACGCAACAGGCTCAATTTGCCATCAACCATATCAGTAGCAtctgtacacacagacatatcAACATGAAGGAAATTTTAAAGAAGCAGGTCTGGACAAAAGTGTAAATTATGAAACTTAATTGATTGTCTCAGCTTCATTTGGCTCTTCACCCCTCCCCTCCACAATATGCTACGCTTGTCAGGCTTCGTGATAAATTACATGCATGTATTTGCATGAATTTAGCATGAGTattattcagttttgtttgccaAAATAACAATCCAGAAAATTTCAGATTTtcttcacaaaaagaaaaatacagatttaCATAGTGTTTACTGCTATTTTTCCTGCACAAGTAATGCAGCTAGCAGTGAAAGTGCTGGTGCAGAGCTTTTCACTCGTTTTATTAGCACATCGTTTAgcattgtatttttctttgcatgacaaTGCTAAACGTTGTGTGTGCAGAGAACTTAAACAGGATTGGTGCTGCTTTGTTATTACTTTGTTCACCTTGTGTGTCCTACAAATTGGTTAAGTCTCAGATTGCTCTCAAAGAATTGA is a window encoding:
- the mab21l1 gene encoding putative nucleotidyltransferase MAB21L1, translating into MIAAQAKLVYHLNKYYNEKCQSRKAAISKTIREVCKVVSDVLKEVEVQEPRFISSLSEMDNRFEGLEVISPTEFEVVLYLNQMGVFNFVDDGSLPGCAVLKLSDGRKRSMSLWVEFITASGYLSARKIRSRFQTLVAQAVDKCSYRDVVKMVADTSEVKLRIRDRYVVQITPAFKCTGIWPRSAAHWPLPHIPWPGPNRVAEVKAEGFNLLSKECYSLNGKQSSAESDAWVLQFAEAENRLLLGGCRKKCLSVLKALRDRHLELPGQPLNNYHMKTLVSYECEKHPRESDWDENCLGDRLNGILLQLISCLQCRRCPHYFLPNLDLFQGKPHSALENAAKQTWRLAREILTNPKSLEKL